A stretch of the Notamacropus eugenii isolate mMacEug1 chromosome 2, mMacEug1.pri_v2, whole genome shotgun sequence genome encodes the following:
- the TRAPPC1 gene encoding trafficking protein particle complex subunit 1, protein MTVHNLYLFDRDGVCLHYSEWHRKKQAGIPKEEEYKLMYGMLFSIRSFVSKMSPVDMKDGFLAFQTSRYKLHYYETPTGVKVVMNTDLGVGPIRDVLHHIYSGLYVELVVKNPLCPLGQTVQSELFRSRLDAYVRSLPFFSARAG, encoded by the exons ATGACTGTCCACAACCTCTACTTGTTTGACCGAGATGGGGTTTGCCTGCACTACAGCGAGTGGCACCGCAAGAAGCAGGCGGGGATCCCCAAGGAGGAG GAGTACAAGCTGATGTATGGAATGCTCTTCTCCATCCGATCTTTTGTCAGCAAGATGTCACCTGTGGACAT GAAAGACGGATTCCTGGCCTTCCAGACAAGCCGCTACAAGCTCCATTACTATGAGACACCTACTGGGGTCAAGGTTGTAATGAACACAGATCTGGGTGTAGGACCCATTCGGGATGTCCTACACCATATCTACAGCGGG CTGTACGTGGAGTTGGTGGTGAAGAACCCGCTGTGCCCACTGGGTCAGACTGTACAAAGTGAACTTTTCCGCAGTCGGCTGGACGCCTACGTTCGATCGCTGCCCTTCTTCTCCGCCCGGGCTGGCTGA
- the KCNAB3 gene encoding voltage-gated potassium channel subunit beta-3, producing MQVSIACTEQNLRSRSSEDRLCGPRPVPGGGNGSGVTGSHGNPSGGGGPGPKARAVQVARPLGPAAVTHSGPLRESTGRGTSMKYRNLGKSGLRVSCLGLGTWVTFGSQISDETAENLMTVAYEHGVNLFDTAEVYAAGKAERTLGNILKSKGWRRSSYIITTKIFWGGQAETERGLSRKHIIEGLWGSLERLQLGYVDIVFANRSDPNSPMEEIVRAMTFVINQGLALYWGTSRWGAAEIMEAYSVARQFNLIPPACEQAEYHLFQRDKVETQLPELYHKIGVGSVTWSPLACGVITTKHEGRIPETYRGTIKGYQWLKDKVQNEDGKKLQAKVVDLLPIAHQLGCTVAQLSIAWCLRSEAVSSVLLEVSNTEQLMENLGALQVLGQLTPQKVLEIDGLLGGKPHSKK from the exons ATGCAGGTGTCCATCGCCTGCACTGAGCAAAACCTCCGCAGCAGGAGCAGTGAGGACCGTCTGTGTGGCCCCCGACCCGTCCCTGGGGGCGGGAACGGCAGTGGAGTGACCGGCAGTCACGGGAATCCTTCAGGGGGAGGGGGACCCGGCCCCAAGGCCCGGGCTGTGCAGGTCGCACGACCCCTGGGTCCCGCAGCTGTGACCCACTCGGGGCCCCTACGAGAGAGCACCGGCCGCGGCACCAGCATGAAGTACAG GAATTTGGGAAAGTCTGGTCTTCGAGTATCCTGTCTTGGCCTTG GTACCTGGGTCACATTTGGTTCTCAGATCTCAGATGAG ACAGCAGAGAATCTGATGACTGTGGCTTATGAGCATGGAGTGAATCTGTTTGACACAGCTGAAGTGTATGCAGCAGGAAA gGCAGAACGAACACTGGGCAATATCCTTAAGAGCAAGGGTTGGAG gagatccAGCTATATCATCACTACCAAAATCTTTTGGGGAGGACA GGCAGAGACTGAAAGAGGCCTGAGTCGAAAACACATTATTGAGG gCTTGTGGGGCTCCTTGGAACGGCTTCAGCTGGGATATGTAGACATAGTCTTCGCCAATCGTTCGGACCCCAACAGTCCCATGGAGG AGATTGTCCGGGCCATGACCTTTGTCATTAACCAGGGACTGGCACTGTACTGGGGGACATCACGCTGGGGAGCTGCAGAAATCATG GAGGCCTACTCAGTGGCCCGGCAATTCAACCTGATTCCCCCTGCATGTGAACAAGCCGAGTACCACCTGTTTCAGAGGGATAAGGTGGAAACACAGCTGCCTGAACTCTACCACAAGATAG GTGTTGGTTCAGTGACCTGGTCCCCTTTGGCCTGTGGTGTCATTACTACCAAACATGAAGGAAGAATCCCAGAAACCTATAGGGGTACCATCAAG GGCTACCAGTGGCTCAAGGACAAGGTACAGAATGAAGATGGTAAGAAGCTACAGGCCAAGGTCGTGGACCTGCTCCCCATTGCTCACCAACTTGGTTGCACAGTAGCTCAACTTTCTATTG CCTGGTGTCTCCGCAGTGAGGCTGTCAGCTCCGTCCTGCTGGAGGTGTCCAACACGGAACAGCTGATGGAAAACCTGGGGGCCCTTCAG gtGCTGGGCCAGCTGACGCCCCAGAAGGTGCTGGAGATCGACGGGCTCCTGGGGGGCAAACCCCACTCCAAAAAGTAG